The Rhodobacter sp. 24-YEA-8 DNA segment CCTCTTTCACGCCCCAGGCGTCGAGACCTGCCAGATGCGGCGCCAGAAAATCGGTATAGCGTCTCACAAACCCTTCATGGTTGCGCTGAGCGGGCGGTAAAAACCAGTCGGTGTCCCGGTCCTCCCACGCGAATTCTTTCCATCTCGCCCGGATGGTCTTCGACATTACCCCATGGATGAACCAGGGCTCACTCAGCAGCCAACGCTTCGGCGGGGTTGTCAGCATATTGGACAGAGCTGTGCTCCCCGAGCGCCCCATCGCAGCGATATAGAGCTTTGCGCTGAAAAGCGGAGGATCTTCACCGCTCAGAAATCCGGTCTCTGCCATCGGTAACCTTGCGCCCCTCTTTCGCCCGGCTGTGTCAACGATATGGCCAAGCCCGTGATCAGCCCTGAAAGCCTCTGCCTTACATCATCCCCGGGACAACCTGATCCGGCGGGCGGTGGCCATCAGCGAAGGTCTTGATATTGATCAGAACCTTCTCGCCCATCTCGATCCGCCCCTCGATGGTCGCCGATCCCATATGCGGCAACAGAACCACATTCGGCTCTTCGCGCAGGCGCGGGTTGATCTCATTGCCGCGCTCATAGACGTCAAGGCCCGCGCCCGCGATCTCGCCCGCGCGCAGCGCGCGTGTCAGCGCATTCTCGTCGATCACCTCGCCACGCGAGGCATTCACCACCACCGCTGTGGGCTTCATCAGCTTGAGGCGCCGCGCATTCAGGAGGTGAAAGGTCGAGGGCGTATGCGGGCAGTTGATCGAGACAATATCCATCCGGGCGAGCATCTGGTCGAGGCTTTCCCACCAGGTCGCCTCCAGCTCGGCCTCGACCTCGGGGCGCACGCGGCGGCGGTTGTGGTAATGGACCTGGCAGCCAAAGGCGCGGGCACGCCGCGCCACCGCCTGGCCGATCCGCCCCATGCCCAAAATCCCCAGCCGTTTGCCTGCAAGCCGCGAGCCGAGAAAGGCCATGGGCGTCCAGCCTTCCCATTTGCCACTGGCCATCGAGGCGATGCCTTCCGGGATGCGCCGCGTCACCGCCATGATCAGCGCCATGACCATATCGGCAGTGTCCTCGGTCACCACACCAGGCGTGTTCGACACCAGGATCCCGCGCGAGCGCGCCGTGGCCACGTCAATATGGTCAACCCCTGCGCCATAATTCGCGATCAGTTTCAGCCGGTCCCCGGCCTGGCCGATCAGCCCTGCATCTATCTGGTCGGTAATCGTCGGCACCAGAACATCGCAGCTTTGCAGTGCCGCCAGCAGCTCATCGCGGGTCATTTTCACATCCGGATCACGCAGCCGGACGTCGAACAACTCCTTCATCCGGGTCTCGACCGGCTCGGGCAAGCGTCGCGTCACAACAACAGTCAGGCGTGGCGATGGCATGGCGTCTCCCTCAACTCTTCCATCAGGCGCGTCTTGGGTGCACAGTGGGGTCAAGCGGGGCGGACCACAAGCCCCCGTCTCTGAGGTCATAAAAAATGCGGGGCACAGCCCGCAAGAGCAGGCAACGGATATGAGCATCGCATCTTTCAGGAACGGCCAGAAGCCGGAGCAGATGACCCGCCAGACCAGACGCCCGATGCTGGCGGCGGCCCTGTTCTGTGCGACCCTCTTCTCTGCGACCCTCGTCCTGACCGGCGCGCCGAAAACCGCGAAGGCCGATGAAGCCACCGAAACCGCGATCGAAACCGCGGTGGCCGCCACCTCGTCCGGCGCGACGTCGGGCACCTCCGGCACTGCCCCGACCACGCGCA contains these protein-coding regions:
- a CDS encoding D-glycerate dehydrogenase; the encoded protein is MPSPRLTVVVTRRLPEPVETRMKELFDVRLRDPDVKMTRDELLAALQSCDVLVPTITDQIDAGLIGQAGDRLKLIANYGAGVDHIDVATARSRGILVSNTPGVVTEDTADMVMALIMAVTRRIPEGIASMASGKWEGWTPMAFLGSRLAGKRLGILGMGRIGQAVARRARAFGCQVHYHNRRRVRPEVEAELEATWWESLDQMLARMDIVSINCPHTPSTFHLLNARRLKLMKPTAVVVNASRGEVIDENALTRALRAGEIAGAGLDVYERGNEINPRLREEPNVVLLPHMGSATIEGRIEMGEKVLINIKTFADGHRPPDQVVPGMM